A portion of the Juglans microcarpa x Juglans regia isolate MS1-56 chromosome 1D, Jm3101_v1.0, whole genome shotgun sequence genome contains these proteins:
- the LOC121263016 gene encoding peptidyl-prolyl cis-trans isomerase FKBP53-like isoform X3, with amino-acid sequence MAFWGIEVKPGKPFTHEFDELKGRLHISMATLALGTATAKSVLQCNVGNRSPVYLCALYPVSAESVQLNLEFEEADDVVFSVLGPRSVFLTGYYMRGGQHDSEPCGEDIADTETERSEDSDEDDYEDSFIDDDDPEVYPPSLISDGGVVSVEMLDSERPKHGKGSRRRLRKRYQMSESEEEGCSQEKNIVNGRSGEPDFESEDEDSIPISSFYKSKTTAKKTKEEVDRDDKEMSETSKKNTEDEGNYVSESTRKAGNVVNDQQKSIIEKSTEEVEVKTHKGTGETSVKEMEDDGNYTIQTKREVLDAFIEGETKNPTKKTTEEVPGRASKGKGEISYKKTEDDFNPVIEPKRKADGLVDGQPKGQSDMPINCMLSSEGGPENGIKPKKKRKDQSKEEKPLQADSDNCSYIIYKDLTLKDEARTDNIGHDLAVKDGQGWKEAKAAEVMDTVLLPSSEDGGRPKKKRKERPKEGKNDEAESKHSNVVKEGKTQKIESNTDYRLHDFPLRDEANDQEAELPENLSLPFTEVGSEVGEKPKKKCKQQASDTKISKADSKHDNVLREDRAQQNEPKADDIVRDLPMEEQNQYPDNLKCFESSAHEFADDNHSEGKNIKKKKKKKSKTKEKEEAVNMNITPLPMDKIEDKKMSDKSSQIWTLSNGLIIEVLEIGKPDSKVAASGKRVSINYNGKLKKNGESFDSNVGCAPYKFRIGLGKVIGGWDIGLDGMRVGEKRRLTIPPSLGFGSAGRGENVPPDSWLVYDIELVKVH; translated from the exons ATGGCTTTCTGGG GAATCGAAGTAAAACCTGGGAAGCCTTTCACTCATGAATTTGACGAGTTGAAAGGACGGCTTCATATATCAATG GCTACTCTGGCACTTGGCACTGCCACTGCCAAAAGCGTACTTCAGTGTAATGTAGGAAACAGGAGTCCTGTTTATCTTTGCGCTTTGTATCCTGTGAGTGCTGAATCAGTGCAACTGAATCTGGAATTTGAAGAGGCCGACGATGTCGTCTTCTCGGTTCTTGGTCCTCGGAGTGTTTTCCTCACTGGTTACTATATGCGTGGTGGCCAGCACGATTC AGAACCTTGTGGGGAAGATATTGCTGACACAGAAACAGAGAGGTCTGAGGATAGTGATGAAGATGATTATGAAGATAGTTTTATTGACGACGATGATCCAGAAGTCTACCCCCCTTCTCTCATTTCCGATGGTGGAG TAGTTTCAGTTGAGATGTTGGATAGTGAGAGGCCTAAGCATGGTAAGGGCAGCCGAAGACGGCTTAGGAAGAGGTACCAAATGAGCGAGTCTGAAGAGGAGGGATGCtctcaggaaaaaaatattgtaaatggTCGTAGTGGTGAGCCAGACTTTGAAAGTGAAGATGAAGATAGCATCCCGATTTCATCTTTCTACAAGAGTAAAACCACTGCAAAAAAAACGAAAGAGGAAGTAGACAGAGATGACAAGGAAATGAGTGAAACTAGTAAGAAGAATACGGAAGATGAAGGAAATTATGTTAGTGAATCAACTAGAAAAGCTGGCAATGTTGTAAATGATCAGCAAAAAAGTATCATAGAAAAATCAACAGAGGAAGTAGAAGTCAAAACTCACAAAGGAACAGGTGAAACTAGTGTCAAGGAGATGGAAGATGATGGAAATTACACTAttcaaacaaaaagagaagTTCTCGATGCTTTTATAGAGGGCGAGACCAAAAACCccacaaagaaaacaacagagGAAGTACCGGGCAGAGCCAGCAAGGGTAAAGGTGAAATCAGTTACAAGAAGAcagaagatgattttaatcctGTCAttgaaccaaaaagaaaagctgATGGTCTTGTCGATGGCCAGCCAAAGGG GCAATCTGACATGCCGATCAATTGCATGCTGTCCTCTGAAGGGGGCCCTGAAAATGGTATTAagccaaagaagaaaagaaaagatcagtCCAAGGAGGAGAAACCCCTCCAAGCCGATAGTGATAACtgtagttatattatatataaggatTTAACCTTGAAAGATGAGGCAAGGACTGATAATATTGGACATGATCTGGCTGTGAAAGATGGACAAGGTTGGAAGGAAGCCAA GGCAGCTGAAGTGATGGACACAGTTTTGCTGCCTTCCTCTGAAGATGGTGGGAGgccaaagaagaaaaggaaagaacgGCCAAAGGAGGGGAAGAATGATGAAGCTGAAAGTAAGCATAGCAATGTTGTTAAAGAAGGTAAAACCCAGAAAATTGAGTCGAACACTGACTACAGGCTCCACGATTTCCCTTTGAGGGATGAGGCCAATGATCA GGAAGCTGAACTGCCAGAAAATCTATCACTGCCATTCACAGAAGTTGGCTCTGAAGTTGGTGAAAAGCCTAAGAAGAAATGTAAACAACAGGCAAGCGATACAAAGATTTCTAAAGCTGACAGTAAGCATGACAATGTTCTCCGAGAAGATAGAGCTCAGCAAAATGAACCAAAGGCTGATGACATTGTCCGCGATTTGCCTATGGAAGAACAAAATCAGTATCCAGACAATCTCAA GTGTTTTGAGAGTAGTGCCCATGAATTTGCTGATGACAATCACTCTGAGGGCAAGAAtattaagaagaagaagaagaaaaagagtaaaacCAAGGAGAAAGAGGAAGCTGTGAATATGAATATAACCCCTCTGCCAATGGACAAGATTGAGGACAAGAAAATGAGTGACAAGTCTTCTCAAATTTGGACCTTGTCTAACGGATTAATCATTGAGGTGCTAGAAATAGGGAAACCAGACAGCAAAGTCGCTGCTTCGGGGAAAAGG GTCAGTATCAACTACAacgggaagttgaaaaagaatggagaatcatTTGACTCAAATGTAGGGTGTGCTCCCTATAAGTTTCGGATAG GTTTGGGAAAAGTTATAGGGGGTTGGGATATCGGTCTTGATG GCATGCGAGTGGGTGAGAAAAGAAGACTTACAATTCCACCATCATTGGG TTTTGGGAGTGCAGGACGCGGGGAGAATGTACCACCAGACTCATGGCTGGTGTATGATATCGAATTGGTCAAAGTCCACTGA
- the LOC121263016 gene encoding peptidyl-prolyl cis-trans isomerase FKBP43-like isoform X1: protein MAFWGIEVKPGKPFTHEFDELKGRLHISMATLALGTATAKSVLQCNVGNRSPVYLCALYPVSAESVQLNLEFEEADDVVFSVLGPRSVFLTGYYMRGGQHDSEPCGEDIADTETERSEDSDEDDYEDSFIDDDDPEVYPPSLISDGGVVSVEMLDSERPKHGKGSRRRLRKRYQMSESEEEGCSQEKNIVNGRSGEPDFESEDEDSIPISSFYKSKTTAKKTKEEVDRDDKEMSETSKKNTEDEGNYVSESTRKAGNVVNDQQKSIIEKSTEEVEVKTHKGTGETSVKEMEDDGNYTIQTKREVLDAFIEGETKNPTKKTTEEVPGRASKGKGEISYKKTEDDFNPVIEPKRKADGLVDGQPKGQSDMPINCMLSSEGGPENGIKPKKKRKDQSKEEKPLQADSDNCSYIIYKDLTLKDEARTDNIGHDLAVKDGQGWKEAKGKAAEVMDTVLLPSSEDGGRPKKKRKERPKEGKNDEAESKHSNVVKEGKTQKIESNTDYRLHDFPLRDEANDQEAELPENLSLPFTEVGSEVGEKPKKKCKQQASDTKISKADSKHDNVLREDRAQQNEPKADDIVRDLPMEEQNQYPDNLKCFESSAHEFADDNHSEGKNIKKKKKKKSKTKEKEEAVNMNITPLPMDKIEDKKMSDKSSQIWTLSNGLIIEVLEIGKPDSKVAASGKRVSINYNGKLKKNGESFDSNVGCAPYKFRIGLGKVIGGWDIGLDGMRVGEKRRLTIPPSLGFGSAGRGENVPPDSWLVYDIELVKVH from the exons ATGGCTTTCTGGG GAATCGAAGTAAAACCTGGGAAGCCTTTCACTCATGAATTTGACGAGTTGAAAGGACGGCTTCATATATCAATG GCTACTCTGGCACTTGGCACTGCCACTGCCAAAAGCGTACTTCAGTGTAATGTAGGAAACAGGAGTCCTGTTTATCTTTGCGCTTTGTATCCTGTGAGTGCTGAATCAGTGCAACTGAATCTGGAATTTGAAGAGGCCGACGATGTCGTCTTCTCGGTTCTTGGTCCTCGGAGTGTTTTCCTCACTGGTTACTATATGCGTGGTGGCCAGCACGATTC AGAACCTTGTGGGGAAGATATTGCTGACACAGAAACAGAGAGGTCTGAGGATAGTGATGAAGATGATTATGAAGATAGTTTTATTGACGACGATGATCCAGAAGTCTACCCCCCTTCTCTCATTTCCGATGGTGGAG TAGTTTCAGTTGAGATGTTGGATAGTGAGAGGCCTAAGCATGGTAAGGGCAGCCGAAGACGGCTTAGGAAGAGGTACCAAATGAGCGAGTCTGAAGAGGAGGGATGCtctcaggaaaaaaatattgtaaatggTCGTAGTGGTGAGCCAGACTTTGAAAGTGAAGATGAAGATAGCATCCCGATTTCATCTTTCTACAAGAGTAAAACCACTGCAAAAAAAACGAAAGAGGAAGTAGACAGAGATGACAAGGAAATGAGTGAAACTAGTAAGAAGAATACGGAAGATGAAGGAAATTATGTTAGTGAATCAACTAGAAAAGCTGGCAATGTTGTAAATGATCAGCAAAAAAGTATCATAGAAAAATCAACAGAGGAAGTAGAAGTCAAAACTCACAAAGGAACAGGTGAAACTAGTGTCAAGGAGATGGAAGATGATGGAAATTACACTAttcaaacaaaaagagaagTTCTCGATGCTTTTATAGAGGGCGAGACCAAAAACCccacaaagaaaacaacagagGAAGTACCGGGCAGAGCCAGCAAGGGTAAAGGTGAAATCAGTTACAAGAAGAcagaagatgattttaatcctGTCAttgaaccaaaaagaaaagctgATGGTCTTGTCGATGGCCAGCCAAAGGG GCAATCTGACATGCCGATCAATTGCATGCTGTCCTCTGAAGGGGGCCCTGAAAATGGTATTAagccaaagaagaaaagaaaagatcagtCCAAGGAGGAGAAACCCCTCCAAGCCGATAGTGATAACtgtagttatattatatataaggatTTAACCTTGAAAGATGAGGCAAGGACTGATAATATTGGACATGATCTGGCTGTGAAAGATGGACAAGGTTGGAAGGAAGCCAAGGGCAA GGCAGCTGAAGTGATGGACACAGTTTTGCTGCCTTCCTCTGAAGATGGTGGGAGgccaaagaagaaaaggaaagaacgGCCAAAGGAGGGGAAGAATGATGAAGCTGAAAGTAAGCATAGCAATGTTGTTAAAGAAGGTAAAACCCAGAAAATTGAGTCGAACACTGACTACAGGCTCCACGATTTCCCTTTGAGGGATGAGGCCAATGATCA GGAAGCTGAACTGCCAGAAAATCTATCACTGCCATTCACAGAAGTTGGCTCTGAAGTTGGTGAAAAGCCTAAGAAGAAATGTAAACAACAGGCAAGCGATACAAAGATTTCTAAAGCTGACAGTAAGCATGACAATGTTCTCCGAGAAGATAGAGCTCAGCAAAATGAACCAAAGGCTGATGACATTGTCCGCGATTTGCCTATGGAAGAACAAAATCAGTATCCAGACAATCTCAA GTGTTTTGAGAGTAGTGCCCATGAATTTGCTGATGACAATCACTCTGAGGGCAAGAAtattaagaagaagaagaagaaaaagagtaaaacCAAGGAGAAAGAGGAAGCTGTGAATATGAATATAACCCCTCTGCCAATGGACAAGATTGAGGACAAGAAAATGAGTGACAAGTCTTCTCAAATTTGGACCTTGTCTAACGGATTAATCATTGAGGTGCTAGAAATAGGGAAACCAGACAGCAAAGTCGCTGCTTCGGGGAAAAGG GTCAGTATCAACTACAacgggaagttgaaaaagaatggagaatcatTTGACTCAAATGTAGGGTGTGCTCCCTATAAGTTTCGGATAG GTTTGGGAAAAGTTATAGGGGGTTGGGATATCGGTCTTGATG GCATGCGAGTGGGTGAGAAAAGAAGACTTACAATTCCACCATCATTGGG TTTTGGGAGTGCAGGACGCGGGGAGAATGTACCACCAGACTCATGGCTGGTGTATGATATCGAATTGGTCAAAGTCCACTGA
- the LOC121263016 gene encoding peptidyl-prolyl cis-trans isomerase FKBP43-like isoform X2, translating to MAFWGIEVKPGKPFTHEFDELKGRLHISMATLALGTATAKSVLQCNVGNRSPVYLCALYPVSAESVQLNLEFEEADDVVFSVLGPRSVFLTGYYMRGGQHDSEPCGEDIADTETERSEDSDEDDYEDSFIDDDDPEVYPPSLISDGGVSVEMLDSERPKHGKGSRRRLRKRYQMSESEEEGCSQEKNIVNGRSGEPDFESEDEDSIPISSFYKSKTTAKKTKEEVDRDDKEMSETSKKNTEDEGNYVSESTRKAGNVVNDQQKSIIEKSTEEVEVKTHKGTGETSVKEMEDDGNYTIQTKREVLDAFIEGETKNPTKKTTEEVPGRASKGKGEISYKKTEDDFNPVIEPKRKADGLVDGQPKGQSDMPINCMLSSEGGPENGIKPKKKRKDQSKEEKPLQADSDNCSYIIYKDLTLKDEARTDNIGHDLAVKDGQGWKEAKGKAAEVMDTVLLPSSEDGGRPKKKRKERPKEGKNDEAESKHSNVVKEGKTQKIESNTDYRLHDFPLRDEANDQEAELPENLSLPFTEVGSEVGEKPKKKCKQQASDTKISKADSKHDNVLREDRAQQNEPKADDIVRDLPMEEQNQYPDNLKCFESSAHEFADDNHSEGKNIKKKKKKKSKTKEKEEAVNMNITPLPMDKIEDKKMSDKSSQIWTLSNGLIIEVLEIGKPDSKVAASGKRVSINYNGKLKKNGESFDSNVGCAPYKFRIGLGKVIGGWDIGLDGMRVGEKRRLTIPPSLGFGSAGRGENVPPDSWLVYDIELVKVH from the exons ATGGCTTTCTGGG GAATCGAAGTAAAACCTGGGAAGCCTTTCACTCATGAATTTGACGAGTTGAAAGGACGGCTTCATATATCAATG GCTACTCTGGCACTTGGCACTGCCACTGCCAAAAGCGTACTTCAGTGTAATGTAGGAAACAGGAGTCCTGTTTATCTTTGCGCTTTGTATCCTGTGAGTGCTGAATCAGTGCAACTGAATCTGGAATTTGAAGAGGCCGACGATGTCGTCTTCTCGGTTCTTGGTCCTCGGAGTGTTTTCCTCACTGGTTACTATATGCGTGGTGGCCAGCACGATTC AGAACCTTGTGGGGAAGATATTGCTGACACAGAAACAGAGAGGTCTGAGGATAGTGATGAAGATGATTATGAAGATAGTTTTATTGACGACGATGATCCAGAAGTCTACCCCCCTTCTCTCATTTCCGATGGTGGAG TTTCAGTTGAGATGTTGGATAGTGAGAGGCCTAAGCATGGTAAGGGCAGCCGAAGACGGCTTAGGAAGAGGTACCAAATGAGCGAGTCTGAAGAGGAGGGATGCtctcaggaaaaaaatattgtaaatggTCGTAGTGGTGAGCCAGACTTTGAAAGTGAAGATGAAGATAGCATCCCGATTTCATCTTTCTACAAGAGTAAAACCACTGCAAAAAAAACGAAAGAGGAAGTAGACAGAGATGACAAGGAAATGAGTGAAACTAGTAAGAAGAATACGGAAGATGAAGGAAATTATGTTAGTGAATCAACTAGAAAAGCTGGCAATGTTGTAAATGATCAGCAAAAAAGTATCATAGAAAAATCAACAGAGGAAGTAGAAGTCAAAACTCACAAAGGAACAGGTGAAACTAGTGTCAAGGAGATGGAAGATGATGGAAATTACACTAttcaaacaaaaagagaagTTCTCGATGCTTTTATAGAGGGCGAGACCAAAAACCccacaaagaaaacaacagagGAAGTACCGGGCAGAGCCAGCAAGGGTAAAGGTGAAATCAGTTACAAGAAGAcagaagatgattttaatcctGTCAttgaaccaaaaagaaaagctgATGGTCTTGTCGATGGCCAGCCAAAGGG GCAATCTGACATGCCGATCAATTGCATGCTGTCCTCTGAAGGGGGCCCTGAAAATGGTATTAagccaaagaagaaaagaaaagatcagtCCAAGGAGGAGAAACCCCTCCAAGCCGATAGTGATAACtgtagttatattatatataaggatTTAACCTTGAAAGATGAGGCAAGGACTGATAATATTGGACATGATCTGGCTGTGAAAGATGGACAAGGTTGGAAGGAAGCCAAGGGCAA GGCAGCTGAAGTGATGGACACAGTTTTGCTGCCTTCCTCTGAAGATGGTGGGAGgccaaagaagaaaaggaaagaacgGCCAAAGGAGGGGAAGAATGATGAAGCTGAAAGTAAGCATAGCAATGTTGTTAAAGAAGGTAAAACCCAGAAAATTGAGTCGAACACTGACTACAGGCTCCACGATTTCCCTTTGAGGGATGAGGCCAATGATCA GGAAGCTGAACTGCCAGAAAATCTATCACTGCCATTCACAGAAGTTGGCTCTGAAGTTGGTGAAAAGCCTAAGAAGAAATGTAAACAACAGGCAAGCGATACAAAGATTTCTAAAGCTGACAGTAAGCATGACAATGTTCTCCGAGAAGATAGAGCTCAGCAAAATGAACCAAAGGCTGATGACATTGTCCGCGATTTGCCTATGGAAGAACAAAATCAGTATCCAGACAATCTCAA GTGTTTTGAGAGTAGTGCCCATGAATTTGCTGATGACAATCACTCTGAGGGCAAGAAtattaagaagaagaagaagaaaaagagtaaaacCAAGGAGAAAGAGGAAGCTGTGAATATGAATATAACCCCTCTGCCAATGGACAAGATTGAGGACAAGAAAATGAGTGACAAGTCTTCTCAAATTTGGACCTTGTCTAACGGATTAATCATTGAGGTGCTAGAAATAGGGAAACCAGACAGCAAAGTCGCTGCTTCGGGGAAAAGG GTCAGTATCAACTACAacgggaagttgaaaaagaatggagaatcatTTGACTCAAATGTAGGGTGTGCTCCCTATAAGTTTCGGATAG GTTTGGGAAAAGTTATAGGGGGTTGGGATATCGGTCTTGATG GCATGCGAGTGGGTGAGAAAAGAAGACTTACAATTCCACCATCATTGGG TTTTGGGAGTGCAGGACGCGGGGAGAATGTACCACCAGACTCATGGCTGGTGTATGATATCGAATTGGTCAAAGTCCACTGA
- the LOC121263016 gene encoding peptidyl-prolyl cis-trans isomerase FKBP43-like isoform X4, whose translation MAFWGIEVKPGKPFTHEFDELKGRLHISMATLALGTATAKSVLQCNVGNRSPVYLCALYPVSAESVQLNLEFEEADDVVFSVLGPRSVFLTGYYMRGGQHDSEPCGEDIADTETERSEDSDEDDYEDSFIDDDDPEVYPPSLISDGGVVSVEMLDSERPKHGKGSRRRLRKRYQMSESEEEGCSQEKNIVNGRSGEPDFESEDEDSIPISSFYKSKTTAKKTKEEVDRDDKEMSETSKKNTEDEGNYVSESTRKAGNVVNDQQKSIIEKSTEEVEVKTHKGTGETSVKEMEDDGNYTIQTKREVLDAFIEGETKNPTKKTTEEVPGRASKGKGEISYKKTEDDFNPVIEPKRKADGLVDGQPKGQSDMPINCMLSSEGGPENGIKPKKKRKDQSKEEKPLQADSDNCSYIIYKDLTLKDEARTDNIGHDLAVKDGQGWKEAKGKAAEVMDTVLLPSSEDGGRPKKKRKERPKEGKNDEAESKHSNVVKEGKTQKIESNTDYRLHDFPLRDEANDQEAELPENLSLPFTEVGSEVGEKPKKKCKQQASDTKISKADSKHDNVLREDRAQQNEPKADDIVRDLPMEEQNQYPDNLKCFESSAHEFADDNHSEGKNIKKKKKKKSKTKEKEEAVNMNITPLPMDKIEDKKMSDKSSQIWTLSNGLIIEVLEIGKPDSKVAASGKRVTCQKEVCSRKC comes from the exons ATGGCTTTCTGGG GAATCGAAGTAAAACCTGGGAAGCCTTTCACTCATGAATTTGACGAGTTGAAAGGACGGCTTCATATATCAATG GCTACTCTGGCACTTGGCACTGCCACTGCCAAAAGCGTACTTCAGTGTAATGTAGGAAACAGGAGTCCTGTTTATCTTTGCGCTTTGTATCCTGTGAGTGCTGAATCAGTGCAACTGAATCTGGAATTTGAAGAGGCCGACGATGTCGTCTTCTCGGTTCTTGGTCCTCGGAGTGTTTTCCTCACTGGTTACTATATGCGTGGTGGCCAGCACGATTC AGAACCTTGTGGGGAAGATATTGCTGACACAGAAACAGAGAGGTCTGAGGATAGTGATGAAGATGATTATGAAGATAGTTTTATTGACGACGATGATCCAGAAGTCTACCCCCCTTCTCTCATTTCCGATGGTGGAG TAGTTTCAGTTGAGATGTTGGATAGTGAGAGGCCTAAGCATGGTAAGGGCAGCCGAAGACGGCTTAGGAAGAGGTACCAAATGAGCGAGTCTGAAGAGGAGGGATGCtctcaggaaaaaaatattgtaaatggTCGTAGTGGTGAGCCAGACTTTGAAAGTGAAGATGAAGATAGCATCCCGATTTCATCTTTCTACAAGAGTAAAACCACTGCAAAAAAAACGAAAGAGGAAGTAGACAGAGATGACAAGGAAATGAGTGAAACTAGTAAGAAGAATACGGAAGATGAAGGAAATTATGTTAGTGAATCAACTAGAAAAGCTGGCAATGTTGTAAATGATCAGCAAAAAAGTATCATAGAAAAATCAACAGAGGAAGTAGAAGTCAAAACTCACAAAGGAACAGGTGAAACTAGTGTCAAGGAGATGGAAGATGATGGAAATTACACTAttcaaacaaaaagagaagTTCTCGATGCTTTTATAGAGGGCGAGACCAAAAACCccacaaagaaaacaacagagGAAGTACCGGGCAGAGCCAGCAAGGGTAAAGGTGAAATCAGTTACAAGAAGAcagaagatgattttaatcctGTCAttgaaccaaaaagaaaagctgATGGTCTTGTCGATGGCCAGCCAAAGGG GCAATCTGACATGCCGATCAATTGCATGCTGTCCTCTGAAGGGGGCCCTGAAAATGGTATTAagccaaagaagaaaagaaaagatcagtCCAAGGAGGAGAAACCCCTCCAAGCCGATAGTGATAACtgtagttatattatatataaggatTTAACCTTGAAAGATGAGGCAAGGACTGATAATATTGGACATGATCTGGCTGTGAAAGATGGACAAGGTTGGAAGGAAGCCAAGGGCAA GGCAGCTGAAGTGATGGACACAGTTTTGCTGCCTTCCTCTGAAGATGGTGGGAGgccaaagaagaaaaggaaagaacgGCCAAAGGAGGGGAAGAATGATGAAGCTGAAAGTAAGCATAGCAATGTTGTTAAAGAAGGTAAAACCCAGAAAATTGAGTCGAACACTGACTACAGGCTCCACGATTTCCCTTTGAGGGATGAGGCCAATGATCA GGAAGCTGAACTGCCAGAAAATCTATCACTGCCATTCACAGAAGTTGGCTCTGAAGTTGGTGAAAAGCCTAAGAAGAAATGTAAACAACAGGCAAGCGATACAAAGATTTCTAAAGCTGACAGTAAGCATGACAATGTTCTCCGAGAAGATAGAGCTCAGCAAAATGAACCAAAGGCTGATGACATTGTCCGCGATTTGCCTATGGAAGAACAAAATCAGTATCCAGACAATCTCAA GTGTTTTGAGAGTAGTGCCCATGAATTTGCTGATGACAATCACTCTGAGGGCAAGAAtattaagaagaagaagaagaaaaagagtaaaacCAAGGAGAAAGAGGAAGCTGTGAATATGAATATAACCCCTCTGCCAATGGACAAGATTGAGGACAAGAAAATGAGTGACAAGTCTTCTCAAATTTGGACCTTGTCTAACGGATTAATCATTGAGGTGCTAGAAATAGGGAAACCAGACAGCAAAGTCGCTGCTTCGGGGAAAAGG GTGACTTGCCAA AAAGAAGTGTGTTCTAGAAAATGCTGA